One Streptomyces sp. L2 genomic window carries:
- a CDS encoding MFS transporter, whose translation MLEAADTSPASPLISRRTTPPTWLVVALACAGQFLVVLDVSVVNVALPSMRTDLGLSASGLQWVVNAYAIAFAGFMLLGGRAGDLYGRKRMFLVGLALFTLASLGGGLAQEGWQLLLARAVQGLGAAVLAPSTLTLLTAAVPEGPARARAVATWTAVGAGGGAAGGLVGGVLVDVLSWRWVLLINVPVGAVVLAGSVLWLTESRAGDGRRLDLPGALLATAGLATLAYGIVQTEAEGWTAAATLAPLLAGLALLGLFLLVESRTAAPLMPLGLLRIRSVASANAAMLVSGSAMFCMWYFMTLYAQNVLGYTPLEAGFALVPSSLSVIIGSKLAPRLMRVAGARTVATSGTLLAAAGFAWQSTMSPHGAYVTAIMIPGILMMLGAGLAATPLASLATSGAAPEEAGLVSGLINTSRTMGGSLGLAVMSTIAAARTSRNAHTGAAESLTDGYALAFRTSAILLLAAAALMLAWLPRKNSQTTAK comes from the coding sequence ATGCTCGAAGCCGCCGACACCTCGCCCGCCTCACCCCTCATATCCCGTCGTACGACACCCCCCACCTGGCTGGTGGTGGCCCTGGCCTGCGCCGGACAGTTCCTGGTCGTCCTCGACGTGTCCGTCGTCAACGTCGCCCTGCCGTCGATGCGGACCGACCTGGGGCTGAGCGCGTCCGGCCTGCAGTGGGTGGTGAACGCGTACGCCATCGCCTTCGCCGGGTTCATGCTCCTCGGCGGCCGGGCCGGCGACCTGTACGGCCGCAAGCGCATGTTCCTCGTCGGCCTCGCCCTGTTCACGCTGGCGTCGCTGGGCGGCGGCCTGGCCCAGGAGGGCTGGCAGCTGCTGCTGGCGCGGGCCGTGCAGGGCCTCGGCGCGGCCGTGCTGGCGCCCTCGACGCTGACGCTGCTGACCGCGGCGGTACCGGAGGGCCCGGCCCGCGCGCGGGCCGTCGCCACCTGGACCGCGGTGGGCGCGGGCGGCGGGGCCGCCGGGGGACTGGTCGGCGGGGTGCTGGTGGACGTGCTGTCCTGGCGGTGGGTGCTGCTGATCAACGTGCCGGTCGGCGCGGTCGTGCTGGCCGGCTCCGTGCTCTGGCTCACGGAGAGCCGCGCCGGGGACGGACGCCGGCTCGACCTCCCGGGCGCGCTGCTGGCGACGGCGGGACTGGCCACCCTGGCCTACGGCATCGTGCAGACCGAGGCCGAGGGCTGGACCGCCGCGGCGACGCTGGCACCACTGCTCGCCGGGCTCGCGCTGCTCGGCCTGTTCCTGCTCGTGGAATCCCGCACCGCGGCACCGCTGATGCCTCTGGGCCTGCTGCGGATCAGGTCGGTGGCCTCGGCGAACGCGGCGATGCTGGTGTCCGGCTCGGCCATGTTCTGCATGTGGTACTTCATGACCCTCTACGCGCAGAACGTCCTCGGCTACACACCGCTGGAGGCCGGGTTCGCCCTGGTGCCCAGCTCGCTGTCCGTCATCATCGGCTCCAAACTGGCCCCGCGCCTGATGCGGGTGGCGGGCGCCAGGACCGTGGCGACGTCGGGCACCCTGCTCGCGGCGGCCGGCTTCGCCTGGCAGTCCACGATGAGCCCCCACGGCGCCTACGTCACCGCCATCATGATCCCCGGCATCCTCATGATGCTCGGCGCCGGCCTGGCCGCGACCCCGCTCGCCTCCCTGGCCACCTCCGGCGCGGCCCCCGAGGAGGCCGGACTCGTCTCCGGCCTCATCAACACCTCCCGCACCATGGGCGGCTCCCTGGGCCTCGCGGTCATGTCCACCATCGCGGCGGCCCGCACGAGCCGCAACGCCCACACCGGCGCCGCCGAGTCCCTCACCGACGGCTACGCCCTCGCCTTCCGCACCAGCGCGATCCTGCTGCTGGCAGCAGCCGCCCTGATGCTGGCGTGGCTCCCGCGAAAAAATTCGCAGACGACTGCGAAGTGA
- a CDS encoding class I SAM-dependent methyltransferase — MSTVPKPEVVAAFEAAKGFMPVDEGLALYAVAVEAGGLGLPLLEVGTYCGRSTVLLADAARQSGVSVLTVDHHRGSEEQQPGWEYHDPETVDPEVGLMDTLPTFRRTLFRAGLEEHVVALVGRSPRIASIWNSPLGLVFVDGGHTDEHASADYEGWAPHVAEGGFLAIHDVFPHPEDEFTGQAPYRIYLRALESGAFTEVSATGSLRVLRRTGTGI, encoded by the coding sequence ATGTCCACCGTGCCCAAGCCCGAAGTTGTGGCGGCCTTTGAGGCGGCCAAGGGGTTCATGCCTGTGGATGAGGGGCTGGCGTTGTATGCGGTCGCGGTGGAGGCGGGGGGGCTGGGGCTGCCGTTGCTGGAGGTGGGGACGTACTGCGGGCGGTCCACGGTGTTGCTCGCCGATGCCGCCCGGCAGTCCGGGGTGAGTGTGCTGACCGTGGACCACCACCGGGGCAGCGAGGAGCAGCAGCCCGGGTGGGAGTACCACGACCCGGAGACCGTCGACCCCGAGGTCGGCCTCATGGACACGCTGCCCACGTTCCGGCGCACGCTGTTCCGGGCCGGGCTGGAGGAGCACGTGGTCGCGCTGGTCGGGCGGTCCCCGCGGATCGCGTCGATCTGGAACTCCCCGCTCGGCCTGGTCTTCGTCGACGGCGGGCACACTGACGAGCACGCGAGTGCCGACTACGAGGGCTGGGCGCCGCACGTCGCCGAGGGCGGGTTCCTCGCCATCCACGACGTCTTCCCGCACCCCGAGGACGAGTTCACCGGCCAGGCGCCGTACCGGATCTACCTCCGCGCCCTGGAATCGGGCGCCTTCACCGAGGTCTCGGCCACCGGTTCGCTCCGCGTGCTGCGGCGAACCGGCACGGGGATCTGA
- a CDS encoding N-acetylmuramoyl-L-alanine amidase has translation MSYVGPDFDPPRPRRTRRAPLTVALAALVPGALLGWVVYDAVGGGSGGGSGQAGPVASSASSAPSAAVSSSPSDAARSASPSSSEDGKGPAATQSDGVPAGSGSLKGKVVVIDPGHNPGNFRHTSEINRQVDIGTNSKECDTTGTSTNAGYAEARFTLDVAHRLRAILQKEGATVKLTHDDGSPAWGPCVNERARIGNTARADAAISIHADGSAPGNRGFHVIMPGSVHAGAADTRAIVGPSRELGERIAGDFVRVTGEPPSNYLGGGTGLVTRTDLGGLNLSTVPKVFIECGNMRDSKDAALLTSGAWRQKAAQGISEGIVSFLRES, from the coding sequence GTGTCGTACGTAGGTCCTGACTTCGATCCCCCGCGGCCGCGCCGGACGCGCCGTGCCCCGCTGACCGTGGCGCTGGCCGCGCTGGTGCCCGGCGCGCTGCTGGGATGGGTGGTGTACGACGCGGTGGGCGGGGGCTCCGGGGGCGGCTCGGGGCAGGCGGGTCCCGTCGCGTCGTCCGCCTCCTCGGCTCCCTCCGCGGCCGTGTCGTCCTCGCCGTCGGACGCCGCACGGTCCGCCTCACCTTCCTCCTCGGAGGACGGCAAGGGGCCGGCGGCGACGCAGAGCGACGGCGTGCCCGCCGGGTCCGGGTCGCTCAAGGGCAAGGTCGTCGTCATCGATCCGGGGCACAACCCGGGCAACTTCCGGCACACGTCCGAGATCAACCGCCAGGTGGATATCGGGACGAACTCGAAGGAATGCGACACGACCGGCACGTCCACCAACGCCGGTTACGCGGAGGCCCGGTTCACCCTCGACGTCGCCCACCGGCTGCGCGCGATCCTGCAGAAGGAGGGCGCCACGGTGAAGCTGACCCATGACGACGGCAGCCCCGCCTGGGGTCCCTGTGTCAACGAGCGGGCCCGGATCGGCAACACCGCGCGCGCGGACGCCGCCATCTCCATCCACGCCGACGGCTCGGCGCCCGGCAACCGCGGCTTCCACGTCATCATGCCCGGCTCGGTGCACGCCGGTGCCGCGGACACCCGGGCGATCGTCGGCCCCTCCCGCGAACTCGGTGAGCGCATCGCCGGCGACTTCGTCCGCGTGACGGGCGAGCCGCCCTCCAACTACCTCGGCGGCGGTACCGGTCTTGTCACGCGTACGGACCTGGGCGGTCTCAATCTGTCAACAGTTCCCAAGGTGTTCATCGAGTGCGGCAACATGCGGGATAGCAAGGACGCGGCACTGTTGACCAGCGGCGCCTGGCGGCAGAAGGCGGCGCAAGGGATCTCTGAGGGAATCGTGAGTTTCCTGCGCGAGTCGTGA
- a CDS encoding MFS transporter: MTDTTTEQPTRAVNGAVVPVLAFAGIVVAVMQTLLVPVIKDLPQLLDASPSNASWVLTSTLLSGAVATPIMGRLGDLYGKRRMLIASLAVMVVGAVISALTSDLLTMIVGRTLQGFAMGAIPLGISLMRDMLPREKLGSAMALMSSSIGVGGGLALPAAALVAQHADWHALYYGAAGLGVVSIALTLLVVPESPMRAEGTFDVLGALGLSTGLVLFLLPISKGSDWGWTSATTLGLFAASAVVLVLWGVLELRLKAPLIDLRTTARPAVLFTNLASIMVGVAFFVVSLVLPQLLQLPTATGYGLGQSMVVSGLLVAPLGLTMMFTAPVYARLSAKYGPKITLILGLIIIAIGYGAGLGLMSAAWQSLVISMILGAGIGLAYSSLPALIIGAVPASETGAANGLNTLMRSIGTSVSSAVVGMVLANTGQNVGGIEIPTMHGFRVSFLIATAAVAAGLLLALFLPKSSRPSQQHTQLRASSEEEAGIERAEAALRGFRGRVLDAGGAPVARAKVTLIDRRGRQAGATVSGADGSYSVAVPAEGAYVLAAKASGHGPLASAAVHSGEERAVDLDLSLPGEAVSA; the protein is encoded by the coding sequence ATGACGGACACGACGACCGAACAGCCCACCCGGGCGGTGAACGGGGCCGTGGTCCCCGTGCTCGCCTTCGCGGGCATCGTGGTCGCGGTGATGCAGACGCTGCTCGTGCCGGTCATCAAGGACCTGCCGCAGCTGCTCGACGCCAGCCCCAGCAACGCCAGCTGGGTCCTGACCTCCACCCTGCTGTCGGGGGCCGTCGCCACCCCGATCATGGGCCGGCTCGGCGACCTGTACGGCAAGCGCCGGATGCTGATAGCCAGCCTCGCCGTGATGGTCGTGGGCGCCGTGATCAGCGCGCTCACCAGCGACCTGCTCACCATGATCGTGGGCCGCACCCTCCAGGGCTTCGCGATGGGAGCCATCCCGCTCGGCATCAGCCTGATGCGGGACATGCTGCCGCGCGAGAAGCTCGGCTCGGCGATGGCCCTGATGAGCTCCTCCATCGGCGTCGGCGGCGGCCTCGCCCTGCCCGCCGCGGCCCTGGTCGCCCAGCACGCCGACTGGCACGCCCTGTACTACGGCGCCGCCGGTCTCGGCGTCGTCTCCATCGCCCTCACCCTCCTCGTCGTACCGGAGTCCCCGATGCGCGCCGAGGGCACGTTCGACGTGCTCGGGGCGCTCGGCCTGTCCACCGGTCTCGTCCTCTTCCTGCTGCCGATCAGCAAGGGCAGCGACTGGGGCTGGACCTCCGCCACCACGCTCGGCCTGTTCGCCGCCTCCGCGGTCGTCCTCGTCCTGTGGGGCGTGCTGGAGCTGCGCCTGAAGGCCCCGCTGATCGACCTGCGCACCACCGCGCGTCCCGCCGTGCTCTTCACCAACCTCGCCTCGATCATGGTCGGCGTCGCGTTCTTCGTCGTCTCGCTGGTCCTGCCGCAGCTGCTCCAGCTGCCGACGGCCACCGGGTACGGCCTCGGGCAGTCCATGGTCGTCTCCGGGCTGCTCGTCGCGCCCCTCGGCCTGACGATGATGTTCACCGCGCCGGTCTACGCGCGGCTGTCCGCCAAGTACGGCCCCAAGATCACCCTGATCCTCGGCCTGATCATCATCGCGATCGGCTACGGCGCCGGGCTCGGCCTGATGAGCGCGGCCTGGCAGAGCCTCGTCATCTCGATGATCCTCGGCGCCGGCATCGGCCTCGCCTACTCCTCGCTGCCCGCGCTGATCATCGGTGCGGTGCCAGCCTCGGAGACCGGTGCGGCCAACGGCCTCAACACGCTGATGCGGTCCATCGGTACGTCCGTCTCCAGCGCCGTCGTCGGGATGGTGCTGGCCAACACGGGCCAGAACGTGGGCGGGATCGAGATCCCCACGATGCACGGGTTCCGGGTGTCGTTCCTCATCGCGACCGCCGCGGTGGCGGCGGGGCTGCTGCTCGCCCTGTTCCTGCCGAAGTCCTCGCGGCCCAGTCAGCAGCACACGCAGCTGCGGGCCAGCAGCGAGGAGGAGGCCGGGATCGAGCGCGCCGAGGCGGCGCTGCGGGGGTTCCGGGGGCGGGTCCTGGACGCCGGGGGTGCGCCGGTGGCGCGGGCCAAGGTGACGTTGATCGACCGGCGGGGGCGGCAGGCGGGGGCGACGGTGTCGGGGGCCGACGGGAGTTACTCCGTGGCTGTGCCGGCGGAGGGGGCCTACGTGTTGGCCGCGAAGGCCTCCGGCCATGGGCCGCTTGCCTCCGCCGCTGTTCACTCCGGTGAGGAGAGGGCGGTTGACCTCGACCTTTCCCTGCCGGGGGAGGCTGTGAGCGCCTGA
- a CDS encoding lipid-transfer protein — translation MKAYVAGVGMTRFEKPETRQWQYWDMVREAGGRALADAGISYTEVEQVPVGYCFQPSTAGQRAAYELGLTGVPVYNVNNNCATGATALMLARQLVEGGAADCVLALGFEKMKKGALGGGADGGDFATSPVARHYGVMAARHGFEASPPTAQIFGAAAREHMERYGTTEAQLAAVAAKNHRHSAHNPYAQFRDVYDVDDILAARTVHRPLTKLQCSPTSDGAAAAVVVSERFAERRALTGLVEIAGQAMATDTEESFASGSCVDVVGQPMSREAARQAYERAGLGIENVDVVELHDCFSVNELLTYEALGMCAPGESGKLVESGATTYGGRWVVNSSGGLISKGHPLGATGLAQAAELVWQLRGDAAERQVPGARVGLAHNIGLGGAAVVTLLRAVRDGG, via the coding sequence ATGAAGGCTTACGTCGCCGGTGTCGGGATGACCAGGTTCGAGAAGCCCGAGACCCGCCAGTGGCAATACTGGGACATGGTGCGGGAAGCGGGCGGCAGGGCGCTCGCGGACGCCGGGATCTCCTACACCGAGGTGGAACAGGTTCCTGTCGGCTACTGCTTCCAGCCCTCCACCGCCGGCCAGCGCGCCGCCTACGAACTCGGGCTGACCGGCGTCCCCGTCTACAACGTCAACAACAACTGCGCCACTGGCGCGACCGCGCTCATGCTGGCCCGGCAGCTCGTCGAGGGCGGCGCCGCCGACTGCGTGCTCGCCCTCGGCTTCGAGAAGATGAAGAAGGGCGCGCTGGGCGGAGGCGCCGACGGCGGGGACTTCGCCACGTCACCCGTCGCCCGGCACTACGGCGTCATGGCCGCCCGGCACGGCTTCGAGGCGAGCCCGCCGACCGCCCAGATCTTCGGCGCCGCCGCCCGTGAGCACATGGAGCGGTACGGCACCACCGAGGCCCAGCTCGCCGCCGTCGCCGCCAAGAACCACCGGCACTCCGCGCACAACCCGTACGCCCAGTTCCGGGACGTGTACGACGTCGACGACATCCTCGCCGCCCGCACGGTGCACCGGCCGCTGACCAAGCTCCAGTGCTCGCCGACCTCGGACGGCGCGGCCGCGGCCGTGGTGGTGTCGGAGCGGTTCGCCGAGCGGCGCGCCCTGACCGGACTCGTCGAGATCGCCGGACAGGCCATGGCCACGGACACCGAGGAGTCCTTCGCCTCCGGCTCGTGCGTCGACGTCGTAGGACAGCCCATGTCCCGCGAGGCGGCCCGGCAGGCGTACGAGAGGGCGGGGCTCGGCATCGAGAACGTGGACGTCGTCGAACTGCACGACTGCTTCTCCGTCAACGAGCTGCTGACGTACGAGGCGCTCGGCATGTGCGCGCCGGGGGAGTCCGGCAAGCTCGTCGAGTCGGGCGCGACGACGTATGGCGGCCGGTGGGTGGTGAACTCCTCCGGCGGGCTGATCTCCAAGGGTCACCCGCTGGGCGCGACGGGCCTGGCGCAGGCCGCCGAACTGGTCTGGCAGCTGCGCGGGGACGCGGCGGAACGGCAGGTACCGGGCGCCCGCGTCGGCCTCGCCCACAACATCGGCCTGGGCGGCGCGGCGGTGGTGACCCTGCTGCGGGCGGTACGGGACGGGGGCTGA
- a CDS encoding LLM class F420-dependent oxidoreductase — MRLGLALGYWGRGPDPQHVALAREAERLGYDSVWTAESWGSDVFTPLTWIAAQTSRIKLGTAVAQMAARSPTATAMHALTLDHLSGGRVLLGLGLSGPQVVEGWYGRPFPASPLTATREYVDVVRQVLRREGPVECGGRFHPLPYRGADGTGLGRPLKPITHPLRPELPVLLGAEGPKNVAQTARIADGWLPLYWAPSRPEVYGDVVRALPEGFLVAPLARVKVCADVAEGLLPVKAMLGFYIGGMGHAARNFHADLMARMGYAEEARRIQELFLAGRREEAVLAVPDAFADEISLVGPRERIAERLELWRKGPVTDLLALSPDPHTLRVLAELNS; from the coding sequence ATGCGGCTCGGTCTGGCACTCGGGTACTGGGGGCGCGGCCCCGATCCGCAGCACGTGGCGCTGGCCCGGGAGGCGGAGCGGCTCGGCTACGACTCGGTGTGGACGGCGGAGTCGTGGGGGTCGGACGTCTTCACGCCCCTGACCTGGATCGCCGCGCAGACCTCAAGGATCAAGCTGGGTACGGCGGTCGCGCAGATGGCGGCCCGGTCGCCGACGGCCACGGCGATGCACGCGCTCACCCTGGACCACCTCTCCGGCGGCCGCGTGCTACTGGGGCTCGGGCTGTCGGGTCCGCAGGTGGTGGAGGGCTGGTACGGCCGGCCGTTCCCGGCGTCGCCGCTGACCGCGACCCGGGAGTACGTGGACGTCGTACGGCAGGTGCTGCGGCGCGAGGGGCCGGTGGAGTGCGGCGGGCGATTCCATCCGCTGCCGTACCGGGGCGCGGACGGCACCGGACTGGGCCGGCCGCTGAAGCCGATCACCCATCCGCTGCGGCCCGAACTGCCCGTGCTGCTGGGTGCGGAGGGGCCCAAGAACGTGGCGCAGACCGCCCGGATCGCCGACGGCTGGCTGCCGCTGTACTGGGCGCCGAGCCGGCCCGAGGTGTACGGGGACGTGGTGCGCGCGTTGCCCGAGGGGTTCCTGGTGGCTCCGCTGGCCCGGGTGAAGGTGTGTGCCGACGTGGCCGAGGGGCTGCTGCCCGTGAAGGCCATGCTCGGCTTCTACATCGGCGGAATGGGACACGCGGCCCGGAACTTCCACGCCGACCTGATGGCACGCATGGGGTACGCGGAAGAGGCCCGGCGGATACAGGAGTTGTTCCTCGCCGGGCGCCGGGAGGAGGCGGTGCTGGCCGTGCCGGACGCCTTCGCCGACGAGATCTCCCTGGTCGGCCCGCGCGAACGCATCGCCGAACGGCTGGAGTTGTGGCGCAAGGGCCCGGTGACGGACCTGCTCGCCCTGTCACCGGACCCGCACACGCTCCGGGTGCTGGCGGAGCTGAACTCCTAG
- a CDS encoding SigE family RNA polymerase sigma factor: MGDRKQARSEEFQGFVVSRWPRLVRTAFLLTGEQHAAEDLVQTTLEQAFVAWRKVGSADDPDAYVRRVMVNAHARKHRRRLKEFLAPKDDSGLVHEVADTGDVIGQAEDRSALLTALAQLPPRQREAVVLRYWEDLTETQAAAAMGCSVGTVKSNAAKGIAKLRTIPGLADMVTQGGRK; this comes from the coding sequence ATGGGGGATCGGAAGCAGGCTCGGAGCGAGGAGTTCCAGGGCTTTGTGGTCAGCCGCTGGCCGCGGCTGGTGCGTACGGCGTTTCTCCTCACAGGGGAGCAGCACGCCGCGGAGGACCTGGTCCAGACGACGCTCGAACAGGCTTTCGTGGCCTGGCGCAAGGTCGGCTCGGCGGACGATCCCGACGCCTACGTACGCCGCGTGATGGTCAACGCGCACGCGCGCAAGCACAGAAGAAGGCTCAAGGAGTTCCTGGCCCCGAAGGACGACTCCGGCCTGGTGCACGAGGTGGCCGACACCGGCGACGTGATCGGCCAGGCCGAGGACCGCAGCGCCCTGCTCACCGCGCTCGCCCAGCTGCCCCCGCGGCAGCGCGAGGCGGTGGTCCTGCGCTACTGGGAGGACCTGACGGAGACCCAGGCGGCCGCGGCGATGGGCTGTTCGGTCGGCACGGTCAAGAGCAACGCGGCCAAGGGGATCGCGAAACTCCGCACCATACCGGGCTTGGCCGACATGGTGACGCAGGGAGGGCGAAAGTGA
- a CDS encoding DUF5336 domain-containing protein, with product MNIRSLTRGDGVVIGAAVLLFIASFFDNYSYDGDGDVSMPNLWESGPVLLSVVLAGIIGAALLIVSRSQPQPRKVAGLDLGQFGAAFMVFAALSALGNVIDPSGGANNIGNTSSDGPDAGTGLILALIATLLMAAAALGTPLAPALQAPLVPAAKPGAPQPYGAQPAGGYGYPGAQPQPYGAQPQAGQPFGQQPAPAQQAAAPAPAPQAASGDGDFSPFWFAVPVTRPLFGEDGAPTPIAELAPGTWYLAVEQRGAQLIAQTQDGRRGVLQDTSGIQRG from the coding sequence GTGAATATCCGCTCCCTCACTAGAGGCGACGGCGTGGTGATCGGGGCAGCGGTATTGCTGTTCATCGCGTCGTTCTTCGACAACTACTCATACGACGGCGACGGCGACGTCAGCATGCCGAACCTCTGGGAGAGCGGACCGGTCCTGCTCAGCGTCGTCCTGGCAGGGATCATCGGCGCCGCGCTCCTCATCGTGAGCCGCTCCCAGCCGCAGCCCCGCAAGGTGGCCGGCCTGGACCTCGGGCAGTTCGGCGCCGCCTTCATGGTGTTCGCCGCGCTGAGCGCCCTCGGCAACGTCATCGACCCCTCTGGCGGCGCGAACAACATCGGCAACACGAGCAGCGACGGCCCGGACGCCGGTACCGGCCTGATCCTCGCCCTCATCGCCACGCTGCTCATGGCCGCCGCCGCCCTCGGCACGCCGCTGGCGCCCGCCCTCCAGGCCCCCCTGGTCCCCGCGGCCAAGCCCGGCGCCCCGCAGCCCTACGGCGCCCAGCCGGCCGGTGGTTACGGCTACCCGGGTGCCCAGCCGCAGCCGTACGGCGCCCAGCCGCAGGCGGGTCAGCCGTTCGGGCAGCAGCCGGCGCCCGCGCAGCAGGCCGCCGCTCCCGCTCCGGCGCCGCAGGCGGCCTCCGGTGACGGGGACTTCTCGCCGTTCTGGTTCGCCGTGCCGGTGACCCGGCCGCTGTTCGGGGAGGACGGCGCGCCGACCCCGATCGCCGAACTGGCCCCGGGAACCTGGTACCTGGCCGTCGAGCAGCGCGGCGCCCAGCTGATCGCGCAGACCCAGGACGGCCGTCGCGGCGTCCTGCAGGACACCTCCGGCATCCAGCGCGGCTGA
- a CDS encoding response regulator transcription factor, whose protein sequence is MTDIRVLLAEDQGMMRGALALLLGMEDDIEVVAQVGRGDAIVDAVLLHRPDVALLDIELPGRSGLDAAEDLRTRAPDCRVLILTTFGRPGYLRRAMEAGAAGFLVKDGPVEELAASIRRVLTGETVVDPALAAAALSAGPNPLTAREREVLEASVDGATVADIASRLHLSESTVRNYLSSAIGKTATRNRTEAVREARQRGWL, encoded by the coding sequence GTGACCGACATCCGCGTGCTGCTCGCCGAGGACCAGGGCATGATGCGCGGCGCCCTGGCCCTGCTGCTCGGCATGGAGGACGACATCGAGGTGGTCGCCCAGGTCGGGCGGGGCGACGCGATCGTGGACGCCGTCCTGCTGCACCGCCCGGACGTCGCCCTGCTGGACATCGAACTCCCGGGCAGGAGTGGCCTGGACGCGGCGGAGGACCTGCGCACGCGGGCGCCCGACTGCCGGGTGCTGATCCTGACCACCTTCGGCCGGCCCGGCTACCTGCGCCGGGCCATGGAGGCGGGCGCCGCCGGCTTCCTCGTCAAGGACGGCCCGGTGGAGGAACTCGCCGCGTCGATCCGCCGCGTGCTCACCGGCGAGACCGTGGTGGACCCGGCCCTGGCCGCCGCCGCCCTCAGCGCCGGACCGAATCCGCTGACGGCCCGTGAACGCGAGGTGCTGGAGGCCTCGGTGGACGGCGCGACGGTCGCCGACATCGCGAGCCGCCTGCACCTGTCCGAGTCCACCGTCCGCAACTACCTCTCCTCGGCCATCGGCAAAACAGCCACCCGCAACCGCACGGAAGCGGTCCGGGAGGCCCGGCAGCGGGGGTGGCTGTGA
- a CDS encoding alpha-L-arabinofuranosidase B: MAPRPPLRLRPHALRSAALSLLAVCATLAGLLLGAGAPPAAAAGSLPCDVYGAAGTPCVAAHSLVRALYSSYDGPLYQVRRASDGATRNIGPLTAGGYADAAAQDSFCSGTTCVITEIHDQSPRHNDLTVEGAGGAGAANVAAPADALPVTVGGHQVYGLEISAGMGYRDNTTSGVAVNGQAEGMYMVTSGTHVNGRCCFDYGNAETNNMDTGNGHMDAINFGTECWFAPCYGKGPWVQADLENGLFQSDAGYSRNTANTGTGPVPFVTALLKNNGQNHFALKYGNAQSGGLTTTYSGGEPTRSGYSPMHQEGAIVLGTGGDNSNGSIGSFFEGVMTSGIPTDAADDAVQANIVSAGYGGPTGTTGTLNPGSEISLRATTSCCTGDYVRHQNDAAVISPVTSGSSALDRNDATWIVRRGLADGSCVSFESRNYPGDFLRHFDFKLSRQPMDGTAQFRADATFCPQSGKNGSGTSFASYNYPTRYLRHYDYNVYIASDGGSNAWDSTASWAADVTWAVSSPWAP, translated from the coding sequence ATAGCCCCCCGCCCGCCGCTCAGGCTCCGCCCCCACGCGCTGAGAAGCGCCGCGCTCTCCCTCCTCGCCGTCTGCGCCACCCTCGCCGGGCTGCTCCTCGGCGCCGGCGCCCCGCCCGCGGCCGCCGCGGGTTCGCTGCCCTGTGACGTCTACGGCGCCGCGGGCACCCCGTGCGTCGCCGCCCACAGCCTCGTGCGGGCGCTGTACTCCTCGTACGACGGCCCCCTGTACCAGGTGCGGCGCGCCTCCGACGGAGCCACCAGGAACATCGGTCCGCTGACGGCCGGCGGGTACGCCGACGCGGCCGCGCAGGACTCCTTCTGCTCCGGCACGACCTGCGTCATCACCGAGATACACGACCAGTCCCCCCGCCACAACGACCTCACCGTCGAGGGCGCCGGCGGCGCCGGCGCGGCCAACGTCGCCGCGCCCGCGGACGCGCTGCCGGTGACCGTCGGCGGCCACCAGGTCTACGGCCTGGAGATCTCCGCCGGCATGGGCTACCGGGACAACACCACCTCGGGCGTGGCCGTGAACGGGCAGGCCGAGGGGATGTACATGGTGACCTCGGGCACGCACGTCAACGGCCGCTGCTGCTTCGACTACGGCAATGCCGAGACCAACAACATGGACACCGGCAACGGGCACATGGACGCCATCAACTTCGGCACCGAATGCTGGTTCGCCCCCTGCTACGGCAAGGGCCCCTGGGTACAGGCCGACCTGGAGAACGGGCTGTTCCAGTCCGACGCCGGATACAGCAGGAACACCGCGAACACCGGCACCGGACCCGTCCCGTTCGTGACGGCCCTGCTGAAGAACAACGGGCAGAACCATTTCGCGCTGAAATACGGCAACGCGCAGTCGGGCGGACTGACCACCACCTATTCCGGAGGTGAGCCGACCCGGAGCGGCTACTCGCCGATGCACCAGGAGGGCGCCATCGTCCTCGGCACCGGCGGGGACAACAGCAACGGCTCCATCGGCTCCTTCTTCGAGGGCGTCATGACCTCCGGCATCCCGACGGACGCCGCCGACGACGCCGTCCAGGCGAACATCGTCTCCGCCGGCTACGGCGGCCCGACCGGCACCACCGGCACCCTGAACCCCGGCTCCGAGATCTCCCTTCGCGCGACGACCTCCTGCTGCACCGGCGACTACGTCCGGCACCAGAACGACGCGGCCGTCATCTCCCCGGTGACGTCGGGCAGTTCCGCCCTCGACAGGAACGACGCCACCTGGATCGTCCGCCGCGGCCTCGCGGACGGCTCCTGCGTCTCCTTCGAGTCCCGGAACTATCCCGGCGACTTCCTGCGCCACTTCGACTTCAAGCTGTCCCGGCAGCCCATGGACGGCACGGCCCAGTTCAGGGCCGACGCCACGTTCTGCCCGCAGAGCGGCAAGAACGGCTCGGGCACGTCGTTCGCCTCGTACAACTACCCGACGCGCTACCTGCGCCACTACGACTACAACGTCTACATAGCGAGCGACGGCGGCTCCAACGCCTGGGACAGCACAGCCTCCTGGGCCGCCGACGTGACATGGGCGGTCAGTTCGCCCTGGGCGCCGTAG